A single region of the Oculatellaceae cyanobacterium genome encodes:
- a CDS encoding photosystem II protein D2 — DPEFETFYTKNILLNEGIRAWMAPADQPHETFVFPEEVLPRGNAL; from the coding sequence AGACCCAGAGTTTGAAACTTTCTACACCAAGAATATTCTGCTCAATGAGGGTATCCGTGCTTGGATGGCTCCTGCTGACCAACCTCACGAGACTTTTGTCTTCCCTGAAGAAGTTCTTCCTCGTGGTAACGCTCTGTAA
- the psbC gene encoding photosystem II reaction center protein CP43, which produces METPFNSAMVAGSGRDQESSGFAWWAGNARLIDFSGKLLGAHVAHQGLIVFWAGAMTLFEVAHFIPEKPLYEQGFILLPNLARLGWGVGPGGEITDTFPYFVVGVLHLISSAVLGLGGIYHAVRGPETLEEYSGFFGYDWRDKNKMTSILGFHLIVLGIGALLLVAKAMFFGGIYDTWAPGGGDVRVITNPTLNPAVIFGYLTRSPFGGEGWIVSVDNLEDVIGGHIWIGLICIFGGIYHILTKPFGWARRAFIWSGEAYLSYSLGALSLMGFIASCYVWFNNTVYPSEFYGPTNAESSQAQAMTFLVRDQRLGANIGSAQGPTGLGKYLMRSPTGEIIFGGETMRFWDFRGPWLEPLRGPNGLELNKLKNDIQPWQIRRAAEYMTHAPNGSLNSVGGIITDINGFNYVNPRAWLSTSHFVLGFFFLIGHLWHAGRARAAAAGFEKGIDRENEPVMSMTELD; this is translated from the coding sequence GTGGAAACGCCCTTTAATAGTGCAATGGTTGCGGGCAGTGGTCGCGATCAAGAATCATCAGGTTTTGCCTGGTGGGCTGGGAACGCCCGTCTCATAGATTTCTCTGGTAAGCTGTTGGGCGCTCACGTTGCCCACCAAGGACTGATTGTCTTCTGGGCTGGAGCGATGACTTTGTTTGAAGTCGCTCACTTTATCCCAGAAAAGCCTCTGTACGAACAAGGCTTCATCTTGTTGCCTAACCTCGCCCGTTTGGGCTGGGGTGTTGGCCCTGGCGGTGAAATCACCGACACATTCCCATACTTTGTTGTTGGTGTTCTGCACCTAATCTCCTCTGCTGTTCTTGGTTTGGGTGGCATTTATCATGCTGTCCGTGGCCCTGAAACTTTAGAAGAGTATTCTGGCTTCTTCGGTTACGACTGGAGAGACAAGAACAAAATGACCAGCATTTTAGGTTTCCACCTGATTGTGTTGGGCATTGGTGCTTTGCTGTTGGTCGCTAAGGCGATGTTCTTTGGTGGTATATATGACACCTGGGCACCAGGCGGCGGTGATGTTCGTGTAATCACCAATCCAACTCTGAACCCAGCAGTAATCTTCGGTTATTTAACCAGGTCTCCCTTTGGTGGTGAAGGCTGGATTGTCAGCGTTGATAACCTAGAAGATGTTATTGGCGGTCACATTTGGATCGGTTTGATCTGCATCTTTGGTGGTATTTACCACATTCTCACCAAGCCTTTTGGTTGGGCGCGTCGTGCGTTCATCTGGTCTGGAGAAGCTTATCTCTCCTATAGTTTGGGTGCGTTGTCCTTAATGGGCTTTATTGCTTCCTGCTACGTCTGGTTTAACAATACTGTTTACCCTAGCGAATTCTACGGCCCAACTAACGCTGAATCTTCTCAAGCTCAGGCAATGACTTTCTTAGTTCGTGACCAACGCTTGGGTGCTAACATTGGTTCCGCTCAAGGCCCTACAGGTCTAGGTAAATACCTGATGCGCTCTCCTACTGGAGAAATCATCTTCGGTGGTGAAACAATGCGTTTTTGGGATTTCCGTGGCCCTTGGTTAGAGCCATTGCGTGGCCCTAATGGTCTTGAACTCAACAAATTGAAGAATGATATTCAGCCTTGGCAAATTCGTCGTGCTGCTGAGTACATGACTCATGCTCCTAACGGTTCATTGAACTCTGTCGGCGGTATTATTACCGACATCAACGGCTTTAACTATGTGAACCCACGGGCTTGGTTATCTACCTCTCACTTTGTACTAGGCTTCTTCTTCCTAATCGGTCACTTGTGGCACGCGGGTCGCGCACGCGCTGCTGCGGCTGGTTTTGAAAAAGGTATTGACCGTGAAAATGAGCCAGTAATGTCCATGACTGAACTTGACTAG
- a CDS encoding PCP reductase family protein translates to MRDADLTGILEWTPEAKIKLKNIPFFVRAQARQRVEQLARATGQQMVTGELVEQARLEFGQ, encoded by the coding sequence ATGCGTGATGCTGATTTGACAGGAATTTTAGAGTGGACACCTGAAGCTAAGATTAAGCTAAAGAATATTCCATTTTTTGTACGGGCGCAGGCTCGTCAGAGGGTTGAACAATTGGCTCGTGCTACTGGTCAACAAATGGTGACAGGTGAATTAGTAGAGCAAGCACGACTTGAGTTTGGTCAGTAA
- a CDS encoding pentapeptide repeat-containing protein yields the protein MDELNKYYQVLGLLPGASLEEVNQAYKDLAFIWHPDRIPKDNPRLQQKAQDKLKEINHARDQLRLMGKNTPNSKSQPRSSSQPTPSYYKQQPTPSYYKQPPTASQSQERKPASDLSGKNLSGADLKEKDFSGRNLSDANLSHANLSDAFLHKVNLQGANLYKANLFRANLLQANLSNACLREANLIGADLSGADLRGADLTGAKIGFNDKIMVKLTGAILSGAIFPDGTIYPG from the coding sequence ATGGATGAGCTAAATAAATACTACCAAGTACTGGGACTATTACCTGGAGCTTCTTTGGAAGAAGTCAACCAAGCTTATAAGGATCTAGCGTTCATTTGGCATCCCGATCGCATTCCTAAAGATAACCCTCGGCTACAGCAAAAAGCTCAGGACAAATTAAAAGAAATAAATCATGCTCGCGATCAATTGCGGTTAATGGGAAAGAATACTCCCAACTCAAAGTCTCAACCGCGTTCATCTAGCCAACCAACGCCTAGTTATTATAAACAGCAACCAACACCTAGTTATTATAAACAGCCACCGACGGCTTCTCAATCTCAGGAGCGAAAACCTGCTTCAGATTTGAGCGGTAAAAATTTGAGTGGTGCTGATTTAAAAGAAAAAGATTTTTCAGGGAGAAACTTAAGTGATGCTAACCTCAGTCATGCTAACCTGAGCGACGCATTTTTACATAAGGTAAATCTTCAAGGAGCAAATCTCTATAAAGCTAATTTATTTAGAGCTAATTTACTGCAAGCAAATCTAAGTAATGCTTGTTTGCGGGAAGCAAATTTGATTGGAGCAGATTTAAGTGGAGCAGATTTGAGGGGAGCAGATTTAACTGGGGCTAAAATAGGATTTAATGACAAAATAATGGTTAAGTTAACTGGGGCAATTTTGTCGGGGGCAATTTTTCCTGATGGAACAATTTATCCTGGTTAA
- a CDS encoding SWIM zinc finger family protein, with the protein MYNTDNSANISSREWWAQQWIDLLETSRFKKRLERARNYARQGNVLNIDFEDGKVLSRVQGTEAEPYQVTISLDLFDEEQWSYLIETLSQKAFFSAQLLAGIMPQNIQEVFSANGLSLFPFTLPEVHAKCSCPDQQVPCKHIGAVYYLLGDRFSEDPFVLFQLRGRTKEQILEALRQLRRANVFLPADAEETKITDLELEQQKQPTPLKLAQFWQYNEPLESSLVVITPAASSENILDLLGTIPLASEATANPGSNSAQLVTQYLNSIYQAVSQQAVISALNREE; encoded by the coding sequence ATGTATAACACAGACAATTCAGCCAACATTTCCAGTCGTGAATGGTGGGCGCAGCAATGGATTGATTTACTAGAAACCTCCCGCTTTAAAAAGCGTTTAGAAAGAGCGCGTAACTACGCTAGGCAAGGTAACGTCCTTAACATTGACTTTGAAGATGGAAAAGTTTTATCGAGAGTGCAAGGTACAGAAGCAGAACCTTATCAAGTTACTATTTCCCTAGATTTATTTGACGAAGAACAATGGAGTTATTTAATTGAAACTTTATCCCAAAAAGCATTTTTTTCTGCTCAATTATTAGCAGGAATAATGCCACAAAATATTCAAGAAGTTTTTAGTGCAAATGGTTTAAGCTTATTTCCCTTCACCCTCCCAGAAGTTCATGCTAAATGCAGTTGTCCTGACCAACAAGTACCTTGCAAGCATATTGGAGCAGTATACTATTTGTTAGGCGATCGCTTCAGTGAAGACCCATTTGTATTATTTCAATTACGAGGTCGTACAAAAGAACAAATTCTTGAAGCTTTACGTCAATTGCGCCGCGCCAATGTTTTCTTACCAGCAGACGCAGAAGAAACAAAAATTACTGACCTTGAATTAGAACAGCAAAAACAACCAACACCCCTAAAATTAGCTCAATTTTGGCAGTATAACGAGCCATTAGAATCATCGCTAGTTGTGATTACCCCAGCAGCTAGTAGCGAAAATATATTAGATCTACTTGGAACAATTCCACTTGCATCTGAGGCTACAGCAAACCCTGGCTCAAATTCCGCCCAGCTAGTTACTCAGTATTTAAATAGTATTTATCAAGCTGTTAGTCAACAAGCTGTTATATCAGCATTAAATAGAGAGGAATAA
- a CDS encoding DEAD/DEAH box helicase, producing MAILHGSWLNKHQGGYLFIWGETWRRITSVETIPNPTISEDEHLPSHPLAMTEEEFTTFLKSRNLAIGKLLETSGSSEAKTGDKHRWNREAIAFPTRISEGELTYPEYSPKTSDNDLQQCQLKLWQVEGYRLEPLEAIKFLQALPLGSFKAADAYLGGDIRFWSHVCRWSLDLLARSKFLPGINRQFDGTVFACWQPLLDSAVDQARLEMFGQQMPTLCRTYQQLEVNPQKLISETINDSFLELEPKSLILGCLSALIDSQCREAASSLSKSGMNALQNAELIVRQWLQSLASDSSILDADSVTIARLETTLRSWTTPIQEHLINLITENLGQNQFRTCFILHPPATDVTEWKLEYCLQAVDNPDFLVNAETIWNHPVERLVYQGRTIENPQETFLKGLGLALRLYPLIEPSLHQPQPQSYNLNPVEVYEFIKASAWRLQDSGLGVVIPPSLMPGKGLSGKMGLKIKAEVPNKKKERLGLQSLLKFKLELAVGDQTISKAEFDRLMALRTPLVEVNGEWIALQPQDIRAAEAILATRPEKLSLSVEDALRLSTGDTKTLEKLPVVSFEASGVLQELITNLTNNQAIAPLAAPANFQGQLRPYQERGLGWLSFLERWGLGACLADDMGLGKTPQTIAFLLHLKEEGALEKPTLIVCPTSVLGNWEREVHKFSPTLKAVVHHGDKRAKGNNFAKEIKGKDLVVTSYALAYRDVKTLENISWQGVILDEAQNIKNPEAKQSQAVRKLPTEFRIALTGTPVENRLSELWSILDFLNPGYLGNRQFFQRRFAIPIEKYGDTDSLRTLRSLVQPFILRRLKTDREIIQDLPEKQEMNVFCGLSAEQANLYQKMVDDSLNQIEESEGIQRHGLILTLLLKLKQICNHPAQFLKEKSLDSNQRSGKLQRLEEMLEEAISEGDRALIFTQFAELGKLLQPYLQEKLGWETIFLYGSTRKQQREEMIDRFQNDPEGPRIFILSLKAGGTGLNLTRANHVFHFDRWWNPAVENQATDRVFRIGQKRNVQVHKFICNGTLEEKINDIIESKKQLAEQTVDAGESWLTKMDTNQLRNLLLLDRSAIIDEE from the coding sequence ATGGCAATATTGCATGGTAGTTGGTTAAATAAACATCAAGGCGGTTATTTATTTATTTGGGGAGAAACATGGCGAAGAATTACTTCAGTTGAAACAATTCCAAATCCAACAATCTCTGAAGATGAGCATCTGCCATCGCATCCCCTAGCAATGACTGAGGAGGAATTCACAACTTTTTTAAAATCGCGCAATCTTGCTATTGGCAAACTTTTAGAAACATCGGGAAGTAGCGAGGCTAAAACTGGGGATAAACACAGATGGAATAGAGAAGCGATCGCATTTCCCACCCGTATATCTGAAGGAGAACTAACCTACCCTGAATATTCTCCTAAAACATCTGACAATGACTTGCAGCAATGCCAACTAAAATTATGGCAAGTTGAGGGATATCGTCTTGAACCTTTAGAAGCAATCAAGTTTTTGCAAGCATTACCCCTTGGATCTTTTAAAGCAGCAGATGCTTATCTAGGTGGAGATATCCGTTTTTGGTCTCATGTTTGCCGTTGGAGTTTAGATTTACTAGCGAGATCTAAGTTTTTACCAGGAATAAATAGACAGTTTGATGGTACTGTGTTTGCTTGTTGGCAACCATTATTAGATAGTGCTGTAGATCAAGCACGATTAGAAATGTTTGGTCAACAAATGCCAACTTTGTGTCGTACTTATCAACAGTTAGAAGTTAATCCACAGAAATTAATATCAGAAACAATTAACGATTCATTTTTAGAGTTAGAACCAAAATCATTAATTTTGGGATGCTTAAGTGCTTTGATAGATTCCCAATGCCGAGAAGCAGCCTCATCGCTTTCTAAATCAGGGATGAATGCTTTACAAAATGCAGAATTAATAGTACGTCAGTGGCTACAATCTTTGGCAAGCGATTCTAGCATTTTGGATGCTGATTCAGTAACAATAGCGCGTTTAGAAACAACACTGCGGTCTTGGACAACACCAATTCAAGAGCATTTAATCAATTTAATTACTGAAAATTTAGGACAAAATCAATTTCGTACTTGTTTTATCCTCCACCCACCAGCTACAGACGTTACCGAATGGAAATTAGAGTATTGCCTTCAAGCTGTTGATAATCCCGATTTTTTAGTAAATGCCGAAACAATTTGGAATCACCCTGTTGAACGTTTAGTTTATCAAGGCAGGACAATCGAAAATCCTCAAGAAACTTTTCTCAAAGGTTTAGGGTTAGCTTTGCGGTTATATCCGTTAATAGAACCAAGTTTGCATCAGCCACAGCCACAATCTTATAACTTAAATCCCGTAGAAGTATATGAGTTTATCAAAGCATCTGCATGGCGGTTGCAAGATAGCGGTTTAGGAGTGGTAATTCCACCTAGCTTAATGCCTGGAAAAGGTTTAAGCGGAAAAATGGGATTAAAGATTAAAGCTGAAGTTCCTAATAAGAAAAAAGAACGTTTAGGTTTACAGAGCTTACTAAAATTCAAGCTGGAATTAGCTGTTGGCGATCAGACTATTTCTAAGGCAGAGTTTGACCGTTTAATGGCATTAAGAACACCATTAGTAGAAGTAAATGGTGAGTGGATAGCGCTACAACCCCAAGATATCCGCGCAGCAGAAGCAATTTTAGCTACACGCCCAGAAAAGTTATCTTTGTCTGTTGAAGATGCTTTACGTTTGAGTACTGGCGATACGAAGACGTTGGAAAAATTGCCCGTAGTTAGCTTTGAAGCTTCTGGGGTACTACAAGAGTTAATTACTAATTTAACTAATAATCAGGCGATCGCACCCCTAGCAGCACCCGCAAATTTCCAGGGACAGTTACGACCTTACCAAGAGCGAGGATTAGGTTGGTTGAGTTTCTTGGAACGTTGGGGCTTAGGGGCTTGTTTAGCAGACGATATGGGATTGGGAAAAACGCCCCAGACTATTGCCTTTTTACTGCATTTAAAAGAAGAAGGTGCATTAGAAAAACCCACGTTGATAGTTTGTCCAACTTCAGTTTTAGGAAACTGGGAAAGAGAAGTACATAAATTTAGTCCAACCTTAAAAGCTGTCGTACATCATGGAGATAAACGCGCCAAAGGTAATAATTTTGCTAAAGAAATTAAAGGTAAAGATTTAGTTGTCACCAGTTATGCACTTGCTTATCGAGATGTTAAAACTTTAGAAAATATCTCTTGGCAAGGTGTAATTTTAGATGAAGCCCAAAATATTAAAAATCCCGAAGCGAAGCAATCGCAAGCAGTGCGAAAATTACCAACAGAGTTTAGAATTGCGCTTACAGGTACACCTGTAGAAAATCGCCTATCAGAACTTTGGTCAATTTTAGATTTTCTCAACCCAGGTTATTTAGGGAACCGTCAATTCTTTCAACGACGGTTTGCAATTCCAATTGAAAAGTATGGCGATACAGACTCATTAAGAACATTGCGATCGCTCGTGCAACCCTTCATCCTCCGTCGTCTTAAAACTGACCGTGAAATTATTCAAGATTTGCCCGAAAAACAAGAAATGAACGTATTCTGCGGACTATCAGCAGAACAAGCAAATCTTTATCAAAAAATGGTAGATGATTCTTTAAACCAAATTGAAGAATCTGAAGGCATTCAGCGTCATGGGTTAATCTTAACCTTGTTGCTAAAACTTAAGCAAATCTGCAATCATCCAGCACAATTTTTAAAAGAGAAAAGCTTAGATAGCAATCAAAGATCCGGTAAATTACAACGTTTAGAAGAAATGTTGGAAGAAGCAATATCAGAAGGCGATCGCGCCCTAATATTTACCCAATTTGCCGAACTAGGTAAACTTCTGCAACCCTATCTCCAAGAAAAACTTGGTTGGGAAACTATCTTCTTATACGGTAGCACCCGTAAACAGCAACGAGAGGAAATGATTGATCGCTTCCAAAACGATCCAGAAGGGCCGAGAATATTTATCCTCTCACTTAAAGCAGGTGGTACAGGACTTAATTTAACTAGAGCAAACCACGTTTTTCACTTTGATCGTTGGTGGAACCCCGCCGTCGAAAACCAAGCAACAGATCGCGTATTTCGTATCGGTCAAAAACGCAACGTTCAAGTCCATAAATTCATTTGTAATGGAACATTAGAAGAAAAAATTAATGACATCATCGAAAGCAAAAAACAACTAGCAGAACAAACAGTAGATGCAGGTGAAAGCTGGCTAACTAAAATGGATACAAACCAGTTACGCAACTTACTACTGCTTGATCGTAGCGCCATCATCGACGAAGAATAA
- a CDS encoding polyribonucleotide nucleotidyltransferase, which translates to MVELDKSISFDGRDIRLKVGLLAPQAGGSVLIQSGDTAVLVTATRSTGREGIDFLPLLVDYEERLYAAGRIPGGFLRREGRPPEKVTLTSRLIDRPLRPLFPSWLRDDIQVVASTLSMDELVPPDVLAVTGASIAVMLAKIPFNGPMAAVRVGLVGDDFVINPTYKEIEAGDLDLVVAGSPEGVIMVEAGANQLPEQDIIEAIDFGYEAVRDLIAAQQELLAELGIEMVVEQPPEVDTTVENFIRDRATEPIKAILAKCEPDKNVRDAALDEVKESLKTALSELPEEDPIRVAAAANSKVLGNTFKDLTKKLMRRQIIEDGIRVDGRKLDEVRPVSCRVGLLPRRVHGSGLFNRGQTQVLSACTLGTPGDAQALADDLHPEDSKRYLHHYNFPPFSVGETKPMRAPGRREIGHGALAERALVPVLPPKEAFPYVIRVVSEVLSSNGSTSMGSVCGSTLSLMDAGVPITKPVSGAAMGLIKEADEVRILTDIQGIEDFLGDMDFKVAGTDTGITALQMDMKINGLSMDIIAKAIDQARPARLHILDKMLAAIDQPRTELSAFAPRLLTMSIDPDMIGLVIGPGGKTIKGITEETGAKVDIDDDGTITVSAIDAEKAKRAISIIQGMTRRLHEGDVYAGRVTRIIPIGAFVELLPGKEGMIHISQLADYRVGKVEDEVAVGDEVVVKVREIDNKGRINLTRLGIHPEQAAAARAAAVSA; encoded by the coding sequence ATGGTAGAATTGGATAAGTCTATATCCTTTGACGGACGGGATATTAGACTGAAAGTTGGTTTACTTGCGCCTCAGGCTGGAGGTTCCGTTTTAATTCAATCAGGGGATACGGCTGTTTTGGTGACAGCAACCCGTTCAACAGGCAGAGAAGGTATAGATTTTCTTCCTTTGTTAGTAGATTACGAAGAAAGGCTTTATGCAGCAGGTCGCATTCCAGGTGGTTTCTTGCGTCGTGAAGGTCGTCCTCCTGAAAAAGTAACTTTAACTAGCCGTTTAATTGACCGACCCTTACGCCCATTGTTTCCTAGTTGGTTGCGTGATGATATCCAGGTCGTAGCAAGTACGCTCTCGATGGATGAGCTAGTACCACCAGATGTGCTGGCTGTAACTGGGGCAAGCATTGCTGTAATGCTTGCCAAGATTCCGTTTAATGGCCCAATGGCGGCAGTGCGGGTTGGTTTAGTTGGGGATGATTTTGTGATTAACCCCACCTATAAAGAAATTGAAGCTGGAGACTTGGATTTGGTCGTCGCTGGTTCACCAGAAGGCGTGATCATGGTCGAAGCTGGTGCGAACCAACTACCAGAGCAAGATATTATTGAAGCAATTGATTTCGGCTATGAAGCAGTTAGAGATTTAATTGCTGCCCAGCAAGAATTATTGGCAGAACTTGGGATTGAAATGGTTGTAGAACAACCGCCAGAAGTTGATACTACTGTAGAAAATTTTATTCGCGATCGCGCTACAGAACCTATCAAAGCAATCTTAGCCAAGTGTGAACCGGATAAAAATGTTCGTGATGCTGCTTTAGATGAAGTTAAGGAATCACTAAAAACAGCGCTTTCTGAATTGCCAGAAGAAGACCCAATTCGAGTTGCCGCAGCAGCAAATAGCAAAGTTTTGGGCAATACCTTTAAAGATTTGACCAAAAAACTCATGCGCCGTCAAATCATTGAAGATGGCATCAGAGTAGACGGGCGCAAACTTGATGAAGTTAGACCTGTATCTTGTCGCGTTGGTCTTTTGCCAAGGCGTGTTCACGGTAGCGGTTTATTTAACCGAGGACAAACCCAAGTTCTCTCTGCTTGTACTCTCGGCACTCCTGGTGATGCCCAAGCATTAGCAGATGATTTACACCCAGAAGACAGCAAACGCTATCTGCATCACTACAACTTCCCACCTTTTTCTGTTGGCGAAACCAAACCCATGCGTGCGCCTGGTCGTCGTGAAATTGGTCACGGTGCCTTAGCAGAACGAGCATTAGTACCTGTATTACCACCTAAAGAAGCCTTCCCTTATGTCATTCGGGTAGTTTCTGAAGTACTCTCTTCCAACGGTTCAACCTCAATGGGTTCCGTTTGTGGTTCTACCCTATCTTTGATGGATGCTGGTGTACCTATCACCAAACCAGTTAGCGGTGCGGCGATGGGTCTAATTAAAGAAGCCGACGAAGTTCGCATTCTTACCGATATCCAAGGTATAGAAGACTTCTTGGGTGATATGGACTTCAAAGTTGCTGGTACTGATACAGGCATCACAGCTTTGCAGATGGACATGAAGATCAACGGGCTATCTATGGATATCATTGCTAAAGCCATTGATCAAGCTAGACCAGCAAGACTGCACATTCTAGATAAAATGTTGGCAGCAATTGACCAACCTCGCACTGAACTGTCCGCCTTTGCCCCTCGTCTGTTGACAATGAGCATTGATCCAGACATGATCGGTTTAGTCATTGGGCCTGGTGGTAAAACAATTAAAGGCATTACTGAAGAAACTGGTGCCAAGGTTGATATTGACGACGACGGCACTATCACTGTCTCTGCCATAGATGCTGAAAAAGCCAAGCGGGCAATTAGTATTATTCAGGGAATGACTCGCAGACTTCACGAAGGTGATGTTTACGCTGGTCGTGTTACTCGGATAATACCCATTGGTGCTTTTGTAGAATTGCTTCCTGGTAAAGAAGGAATGATTCACATTTCTCAACTCGCTGACTACCGTGTTGGTAAGGTAGAAGATGAAGTCGCCGTTGGCGATGAGGTTGTGGTCAAAGTGCGTGAGATTGACAATAAAGGTCGGATTAATCTCACACGCTTAGGAATTCACCCTGAACAAGCTGCTGCCGCCCGTGCCGCCGCCGTTAGCGCATAG